AGTTTTGTGGACATTGGAAACTCCCCCAGCTACTCAATGTGACTCCATGGTTCTCAACCCCATCTCTCTTTTAATAGGTTCTATCAGGCAGGGCAGGCCAGGGCTGGCCCCTGTCATAGGTAACAGCCTTCTTCCTCAGGGGAGAATGTGGGGACTTGCCCTACCCACCTCACTCACTGGTCTCATGAGGGGTGGGTTTGGTGGTAGTGTCATTGCTGGAATTGAATCTATATATGAGATGTGATCTAGCACCCAAACTGGTGTCTCTTAATACCCCCTGCCTGGGAGAGGAGTCAGGGCACTTGTTTAAAAAGCCTAAAGGAGGCCTGGGGTCAGAAATGCATAATTTGGGTCCAGGATGTTTGTCACACTAGAAATAGGAGGACCTCCAGGATCACTGAGGCTGCCCCAGGAGGACCCAGTATCCACTTCAGCACATCCAGAGAACAAGATGGGACATTCCCAGCAGCTATAGACTCTAATCAAAGTGAAGTCCAACTCATCAAATCCATGAAGGGATTTTCACATTACTGCACATGAATTGTGAAACACAGGGGCATTCTGGTGTCCAGGGTGTCAACCTTTAAAATGCTGAACTTCAGGGAAACACCAACATGACTCCTTGATGCAGTTCTCTTGGGTGAATAAATAGCCCCCGAAGGGAAACCTCCCTATGGAGCCTCACAGTCCTCATCCCAAAGTTCAGGTGACCTGAGGTTTAGTCCTTGCATTGTGTTCTTCTGGAGTTGGGCATAGAGCCTCAAGTATACCCAATGTCAGAAGGTTGAAGGCCCACTGAGGGGGGCCCATGAGGAAGGGGTCACCTAGTGTCAGGAGATCTTGGGCAAACATCAAGCCTGGGGAACTACACAACAGAAATTATGAAACATACGTTGAACCATAGTTCAATGGTTAATAATTGGAGTACAAACTATAGTTTATAGTTTATAAACTGCAAACTACAGCTTATGGTTAACAGTTGGGTATGAAATATGATCTTTCACAAGTTTTAACAGATGTACCATAACAGAGCAGCCTGTTAGTTGCAGGGTGGTTGATGGGAatctattttatgcatggttgttcttCAAATCCAGAAGAAGTATCATTAAAAATCTGAAAGATGGGaaataaatggccaaaaatcAAAAGCTGTGTAAAGAGGTAAAGCCTCTTGGTACAAGGACTTCTTGCAGGGACAAGGAGAAGTCCCTGACAGAGACACTCTTGCCATTGGGGAAACCCAGGAATTCATCTGACTTGGGAGAAACCCCAGGGTAAACAACTCTGCTCCTTCAGATTTTCAGCTATCAAATATATTGGCCAAGCAACTTGGCTTATCAAAGGCCATGTCATTTGACTGAGGCCTACTGATTAAAACAGACTGAGAAACAACTTTGCAATTCACCTTATCAAACACTGCTTGAAAACAAAGCAGTACTGTATGCCGTTTAGTCTAAAATAGGAGATCAATCCTAGGTGAGTAAAAAGGAGTTGACACAAATGTCTATTTAGTGAACCTTTCTGTTCACAAAATGAAACAAGCCCTCCATGACAGCAGGCAAAACCATAAAATAAGCAAGTAAATATTCTTCTGATATTTAAGGATCATTTTGTTGTGAGCCTGATATTTTCGATAGTAAGGATTGAGGATGATGTGGCAGATAATGTGTTAGAGTCCTTTTCTTTGAAGATATGCAATGGAACATGTGTCAAAGAAAGCATATGATATCTGGAATTTGCTTGAAAATATTGTGAAAGACAGAGATTAGTGATAATTTATCAGCACTGCCAGTGAAGAATTTTGAATCTTCTTCCTTCCAGAACAGGTCATAGTAACACAGGGTATTCCAGGGCCCCTAAGTTTCCTTCCTGTTCAGAGGCTGTGATTTGGGGCTGGAGAGCTAGGATCAAGCACCAAAGTGCTTTTATCTCAAATCCCAGTGTGGCACTGTGGTCAGAATTTCTGCAGCCCTATTTCTGTCAGGACCTGCATTGTTTATTCGAAGACCATTCACCTCCTCTTCATGAACTGAGGGCACAGACTTGGCCCTTCTAGTGACTGGGCCATGGGGACTGACCAATATAAGTTTGGTGGTTCAACTTCATCAGTGGCGATTCTTAATATCAGGAATCCTAGAGGTAAGCATGTGTCTGATATCAGGGTGTAAGTGAGCATGGAGTAAGTGGTGGGGTGGAAGGCAGAACTGGTGAGTTTGAGAAGGTGGTGAGACCCCATGTTTGGTGGGCAATGGGCTCTAGAGAGCTGAATTTATGGACACTGGCCTTGCTCAAGCCCCAGTCTCCATCCACTCCAGCCTGATCTCATAGGACCTGATGCTGAACCCAGTCCTGGGTTCCATTTGATCCACCACCTAGGGAATAATTTTGATGCCCAACATTACtttttgctgttattgttttatttatttatttattttgcatgggcaggcgtggggaatcaaacccaggtgtccatcacaacaggaaagaactctgcctgctgagccactgtggccaaccCCCAACATTACTTTTGACCTGACTCTTTCCTACTTGCCATAAAGAGTCTGTGTTTCCATCTCACTCTGTGACCCTCTCCAAACTCCTCCATAAAGTTTCACTCCTCTGTCCTTGATCCTGACTTTAGAATTGAGGCTCTTAGTGATCCTTGCCTCACAGCAGGACCATCTGAACCCTTACCTGACCATGTACCTATGTGATCCCAAGGGTGTTCAGGGAGGGGACAGGAGATTATCTTGTAGGCCATGGTGACCACGGAGTGGGTGTCATGGTCATCTGGATGCTAGCCTGCTCCCCTAAGTGGAGGAGACACAGGTAGATTATGGAGTCAGGCTTGTGGGGCCACTATGACCTCAATGCCCATGTTCTGAATTCTTCAATCAGAGTTCCTAGGGTGACAATGAAATGACACCACAAAGAAAGGATCAACCGCCATTACCTGGAGGACCTATAATGTAAGGACAGTTCCTGTTCAGTTTAGAAGAGGGGGATCTGAGGTGTCAgatgcatgaaaaataaattagccCAGAGGAGGATTGTGATTGAAAATGAGGATCCTTTATTGAGAATGGTTTGGGTGTGGAAAGAAGGGTTGGGGGTGAATGGGGGGGGTCAAGAGCAAACTCCAGCAGGGTCCTACAGCCAGGCCCTCATGGGAAGGAGACAGCAGGGAACTAAGTACATTGTGCAGCAGCCACACTCTTTTCCACGGTGCTCCCCTCGTGCGTGACATGGCAGCTGTAGGTTTCTCCTCCCTTCCACTGGGAACTGTCCAGGGTCAGGTAGCTACTGGCCGCATACTTGTTGTCAGCCTGCTTGGAGGGCTTGGTGGTCTGCACACCCTGGGAGATGGCATTGCCTCCTCTCTTCCATGTCACATCCACGTTGCGTGGGTAAAAATCATTAATGAGACACACCAGTGTGGCCTTGTTGGTTTTCAGCTCCTCAGCAGATGGTGGGAACAAATGGACTTTGGGTGAGAACTTGGGCTGACCTGTGGTTGAAGAGATGATGTGAGGTGTCCAGAGAAGGGGCCAGGGGTCTTGGGGGCTCCCTGCCCTTTTCTCTCCTAAACCCCAGAAGATGTTCACAGCATCCTTCCCTATTTCccccctttccctccttctttgGAGCTTCTTAGAGAGCAGAGAACCCAGCATTGTGAAGCTGTTTCCCAAATATCTTTCCTCCAAGAACCTGTTCACTCACCACCTCTGACTGCTCAGTTTCCCATGCAACAGGGTCAGATGCTCCTCCCTGTTCCTTGGAATCCCTGAAATCTGGTCCTCAGTCCGAGCACCCAGGGCAGTGTTACAGGGCCTGAGCTCATCCTTTGTCATGTACATGTCCCCATGACACTTCACTCTCTGTGCCTGGGCCCTTTTTCTCTGACCTGGGATGCACTGCCTAGCCCACAGGATGGTCCTGGTGGTGTGTGCAGAGCCCAAAACctctgcctggcacatggtacaGCCTGGAGCACCCATCCTGCTCAAGGGGTAAGTGCTGCCCCAGCCAGGCTTTCCCAGCTTTGGGGGTGAGCGAGATGACTCCTTCAGGTCACAGTCCCTGGGAGCATCACCAGCCTCTGCCGGCCTCTCCTCTCCACACTGTCCAACCTCAGATCCATCTCCTTGTCTGCTTTTTGAGGGATGTTCATCCCCAAACTTGGgcacagctgccccacctccacctctgTAGTCCCCGCAAGTCCTGACTTACTTTGCAGCTGAATAATGCTCCATATATCCCAATTCGCTCCAAGTCATCAGTCGTGGGTCAAATGACTCTTTGTGGAACATGGGGATAGGGGGGCAAGCCCCATGGGCAGGGTAGACAACAGGGCCTCCTCAGTGAAGGAGCCCAGGGACAGAGATCCTTTGCCTGATGGAACCCCCATGCCTGGACTTCCCGCCTGGCTCCTTTTTGACTACTATGCTGGGAGGGAAGGGCTTGCTGCTCCTTCCCCAAGTCTCACTATATCTGCATTCCTGCAGGAAGCCAGAACCCTCTCCCCATCTGTGGTCTCCCCTTGGGCTGTCCCCTGTCTTACTTGGCTCAAGGtctcagccccagccccagcctgtcCCCAAGCTTCCTGTGCAGACTTCTCAGCCCTTAGTCCAGGACTTGTAGGCTCAGGGCTCTCTCTAAGACCTCCCCTAGATCCCCTCATCAGGACCACCTCTGCCCCAACCCCAGCATCGGCCCTATGGGTGGGGAAGGAAGATGCTGGGGCCAAACTCCCAGCCCCAGGCTCCCAGGACCAGGCAGTGAGCAGCTGCTGGACTCTGAAGGTGGCTACCTAATACAGGGGTCTGTCCTACTGATTACCCAAAGATGAGCTTGCCTCCCCTGGACCCCACAGAGAAAGGAAAGGTGGTGTTGGTTCTCAGGCTGGGGATGTCAGAGGGAGAGAGAGCGGAAACTGACTTTCTGGAGTCAGGAGAGGGTGGAAGAGGTTGGGAAAGGCTGTGAGAGCCACTTACCGATGACGGAGACCTGGGTCCCTGCACCGAAGATATACCACAGTGACTGAGGCTCAGACCAAAACCCTCAGAGCCAACAGCTGGGGCCTTCCCCTTGGGGATCAGGCCTAGGTGGGAACTTGTTGAGTGTGACGGGAACAAGATTGAGCAGGTGGGGCAGTGTCCTGGGCATAGACAGTGTTGGTGGCCAGCCCCTAGAGGCCGGGGCACCCCTGGGCTAGGCATAGTCTTGGTCGTATCCATCTAACCAATtgcccatctgtccatccatcaatccatccacCTCCATCTGTCTGttttccatctatctatccaacCACCCATCTCTCTGTCCATCCATCAAgatatccatccatctatccatccatctatcatccatccatctgttttgttatccatccatctgtccatctagcCATCCAGCAACAGTGACTGAGCACCAAGCTGCAGCAGGCATTGTTTAATCTCTCCCTGAGTCATCTAGGCCAAGACTATCAACACAGTCAagaccactgccctccccagacCCCATGGTACCTCATCTCTGCAGGATACATTGATGAGATctgccctctctttctccccagcTCATGTATGGCTGCCACCCTAGGTCCCCCTCTCTGTGCATCTGTCCCTGCACTCTGGAAACTGTCTG
This genomic stretch from Tamandua tetradactyla isolate mTamTet1 chromosome 12, mTamTet1.pri, whole genome shotgun sequence harbors:
- the LOC143652636 gene encoding immunoglobulin lambda-like polypeptide 5, giving the protein MGPGEDGSKNLSQPRLGCTEKVGGPVRLRTGQKGPFPGRCWPLLLLLGLAVGTQGLLPLTAASPPPSVLGLRGTSESSRSSRWSLQSLLDRTGAFGWKARLGPPGHQAVEATSETGPPEPRTPQGFWSEPQSLWYIFGAGTQVSVIGQPKFSPKVHLFPPSAEELKTNKATLVCLINDFYPRNVDVTWKRGGNAISQGVQTTKPSKQADNKYAASSYLTLDSSQWKGGETYSCHVTHEGSTVEKSVAAAQCT